The following proteins come from a genomic window of Prionailurus viverrinus isolate Anna chromosome D1, UM_Priviv_1.0, whole genome shotgun sequence:
- the LOC125177070 gene encoding olfactory receptor 4P4-like: MGSQRNISEFILLGLSYNQNIQFFCFVFFLFCYVSILVGNVLILVSIRCSALFYQPMYYFLGHLSFMDICYTSCVTPKLIGDLLLARKTISYGNCMLQVFSLHFLGMIEIFILTVMAFDRYAAICKPLHYLLIMNRARCNLLVLAAWAGGVVHSFSQFSMIFQLPFCGPNEINHYYCDIFPLLKVACTDTYITGVLVVANSGLVALVTFVLLFGSYVVILFTLRHQSAEGRRKALSTCGSHITVVILFFGPSIFAYLRPPTTFPEDKIFALFYTIIAPMFNPLIYTLRNTEMKSAMRKVWFQMIFSEEKHN; this comes from the coding sequence ATGGGAAGTCAGAGGAACATCTCAGAATTCATTCTTTTGGGACTTTCCTATAACCAGAACATACaatttttttgctttgtattcttcttgttttgttatgtttccaTTTTGGTGGGAAATGTCTTAATTCTTGTCTCCATTCGATGCAGTGCCCTTTTTTACCAACCAATGTACTATTTCCTCGGTCACTTATCCTTTATGGACATTTGCTACACCTCCTGTGTGACACCCAAACTGATAGGTGATCTGCTGCTGGCCAGAAAAACCATCTCTTATGGTAATTGCATGTTACAGGTCTTTTCCTTGCACTTTTTGGGAATGATTGAAATCTTCATCCTTACAGTCATGGCCTTTGATCGCTACGCTGCCATCTGCAAACCTCTCCACTACCTGCTTATCATGAACAGAGCAAGGTGCAATCTCCTAGTCTTGGCTGCTTGGGCTGGTGGGGTCGTccattctttttctcagttttctatGATATTCCAGTTGCCTTTCTGTGGCCCCAATGAAATCAATCACTACTATTGTGATATCTTCCCTTTGCTGAAAGTTGCTTGTACTGATACCTACATCACTGGTGTCCTTGTGGTTGCCAATTCAGGTCTGGTTGCTTTAGTGACCTTTGTTCTCTTGTTTGGGTCTTATGTTGTCATATTATTCACTTTAAGACATCAGTCGGCTGAAGGAAGACGCAAAGCCCTCTCCACCTGTGGGTCTCATATCACtgtggtcattttattttttgggccTTCAATCTTTGCCTACCTTCGACCTCCGACCACGTTCCCCGAGGACAAGATATTCGCTCTATTTTACACCATCATCGCTCCTATGTTCAATCCCTTAATCTACACCCTGagaaatacagagatgaaaagcGCGATGAGAAAAGTTTGGTTTCAAATgatattttcagaagaaaaacacaattgA
- the LOC125177035 gene encoding olfactory receptor 4P4-like: MGNRNNVTVFILLGLSQNKNVEILCFILFSFCYVAIWMGNLLIMISITCSPLINQPMYFFLNCLSLSDLSYTSTVTPKLLIDLLAERKTISYSNCMTQLFILHFLGGIEIFILTGMAYDRYVAICRPLHYTVIMSRQRCNTIITACCTGAFLHSASQFLLTIFLPFCGPNEIDHYFCDVYPLLKLACTDTYRIGVLVIVDSGLIALLAFVILMASYFLILYTIRAYPAESRTKALSTCSSHVTVVILFFAPVLFIYIRPATTLPEDKVFALFYTIIAPMFNPLIYTLRNMEMKDAMKKIWFRHLFLEGK; encoded by the coding sequence ATGGGAAATAGAAACAACGTCACCGTGTTTATTCTCTTGGGactctctcaaaacaagaacGTTGAAATCCTctgctttatattattttcattttgctacGTTGCCATTTGGATGGGCAATCTGCTCATAATGATTTCCATCACATGCAGTCCACTCATTAACCAACCTatgtatttcttccttaattgtCTCTCACTTTCTGACCTTAGCTACACATCAACAGTGACACCCAAACTTCTGATTGATTTGCTGGCAGAGAGGAAGACCATTTCCTACAGTAACTGCATGACACAGCTCTTTATCCTCCACTTTCTCGGAGGCATCGAGATCTTCATCCTCACGGggatggcctatgaccgctatgtggccatctgcagGCCCCTGCACTACACGGTCATCATGAGCAGACAGAGGTGCAACACAATCATCACAGCCTGCTGCACGGGGGCATTTCTACACTCTGCCAGCCAGTTCCTTCTCACCATCTTCTTACCCTTCTGTGGCCCCAATGAGATAGATCACTACTTCTGCGACGTGTATCCTCTCCTGAAACTGGCCTGCACTGACACCTACAGAATTGGCGTCTTGGTAATTGTCGATTCAGGTCTGATTGCCTTGCTGGCTTTTGTGATTTTGATGGCGTcctattttctgattttgtacACCATCAGGGCTTACCCTGCAGAGAGCCGCACCAAAGCTCTGTCCACCTGTAGTTCCCATGTCACAGTTGTGATTCTGTTCTTTGCGCCTGTTCTCTTCATTTATATTCGACCAGCCACGACACTTCCAGAAGACAAAGTGTTTGCTCTCTTCTACACCATCATTGCCCCCATGTTCAACCCTCTGATCTACACGCTGAGAAACATGGAGATGAAGGATGCCATGAAGAAAATTTGGTTTCGACATTTGTTCTTGGAAGGGAAGTAA
- the LOC125177067 gene encoding olfactory receptor 4P4-like: MNNVTEFVLLGLSQNKKIKNLCFLLFLFCYIAIWMGNLLIMISITRSPLIDQPMYFFLNNLALSDLCYTSTVTPKLVTDLLAEINMISYTSCMAQLFAMHFFGGIEIFILTAMAYDRYVAICKPLHYTIIMNRQRCYTIVTASCTGAFLHSFFQCLLTINLPFCGPNEIDHYFCDVYPLLKLACTDTYQVGILVVANSGMMGLVTFVVLVLSYLLILYTIRAYPAESRTKALSTCSSHITVVVLFFVPVLFIYIRPTTTFPEDKVFALFYTIIAPMFNPLIYTFRNVEVKTALRKVWCQKLCFIGRQII; the protein is encoded by the coding sequence ATGAACAACGTCACTGAATTTGTTCTGTTGGGACTTTCCcagaacaagaaaattaaaaacttgtgctttctactattcttattttgttaCATAGCTATTTGGATGGGAAACTTGCTCATAATGATTTCTATCACACGCAGCCCGCTAATTGACCAacccatgtatttcttccttaatAACCTTGCGCTCTCAGATCTGTGTTATACCTCAACAGTGACACCCAAGCTGGTCACCGACTTGCTGGCAGAAATTAACATGATTTCTTATACTAGCTGTATGGCACAGCTTTTTGCCATGCATTTCTTTGGGGGGATTGAAATCTTTATCCTCACAGcgatggcctatgaccgctacgtggccatctgcaagccccTGCACTATACCATCATCATGAACAGGCAGAGGTGTTATACCATAGTCACTGCTAGCTGTACCGGGGCATTTCTGCATTCTTTTTTCCAGTGTCTCCTTACCATCAATTTACCTTTCTGTGGCCCCAATGAAATAGATCACTACTTCTGTGATGTGTATCCTTTGCTGAAACTGGCCTGCACAGACACCTACCAAGTTGGGATCCTAGTGGTTGCCAACTCAGGCATGATGGGCTTGGTGACCTTTGTGGTCTTGGTGCTGTCTTACTTGTTGATATTATACACCATCAGGGCTTACCCTGCAGAGAGCCGCACCAAAGCACTTTCCACCTGTAGTTCCCACATCACAGTTGTTGTTCTGTTCTTTGTGCCTGTTCTCTTCATTTACATTAGACCAACCACAACTTTCCCGGAAGACAAAGTGTTTGCTCTCTTCTACACCATCATTGCCCCCATGTTTAACCCTCTCATTTACACATTCAGAAATGTGGAGGTGAAGACTGCCTTGAGAAAAGTGTGGTGCCAGAAACTATGTTTTATTGGAAGGCAAATCATCTGA
- the LOC125146549 gene encoding olfactory receptor 4P4-like, giving the protein MENRNNVTEFILLGLSKSKRVQILCFLFFLLCYLAIWLGNLIIMASITYSQLINQPMYFFLNYLALSDLLYTSTVTPKLMTDLLTGKKVISYHNCMTQLFTTHFFGGVEVCIITGMAYDRYVAICKPLHYAILMSRQRCNSILGASCAGGFLHSIGLFLLAIFLPFCGPNEIDHYFCDVYPLLKLACTDTHKIGFLVIANSGLMGLGIFVVLMASYFMILCNVRAYSAENRHKALSTCSSHITVVILFFAPVIFVYIRPATTLPEDKVFALFYTIIVPMLNPLIYTLRNTEMKNAIRKVWCGARFWKGKSMI; this is encoded by the coding sequence ATGGAAAATAGGAATAATGTTACTGAATTTATTCTCCTGGGACTTTCTAAGAGTAAGAGAGTCCAGAtcctctgctttttatttttcttactctgttACCTCGCTATCTGGTTGGGGAATCTGATTATTATGGCTTCTATCACCTACAGTCAGCTAATTAACCagcccatgtacttcttccttaaTTACCTTGCCCTCTCAGACCTCCTCTACACCTCCACTGTGACACCCAAACTAATGACTGACTTACTGACAGGGAAGAAGGTCATTTCCTATCATAACTGCATGACACAGCTGTTCACCACACACTTCTTTGGGGGGGTCGAGGTCTGCATCATCACAGGAATGGCCTAcgaccgctatgtggccatctgcaaaccactCCATTATGCCATCCTCATGAGTAGACAACGATGTAACTCAATTCTCGGAGCATCATGTGCAGGTGGGTTTCTGCATTCCATTGGCCTGTTTCTTCTTGCAATTTTTCTGCCATTCTGTGGCCCCAATGAAATAGATCACTATTTCTGTGATGTATATCCTTTGTTGAAACTGGCCTGCACTGATACACACAAAATTGGTTTCTTAGTCATTGCCAATTCCGGCCTGATGGGACTGGGGATCTTCGTGGTTTTGATGGCCTCCTACTTCATGATATTATGCAATGTGAGAGCATATTCTGCAGAGAACCGCCACAAGGCCCTTTCCACCTGCAGCTCCCACATCACGGTTGTGATCCTGTTTTTTGCACCCGTCATCTTTGTTTACATTCGACCTGCCACAACTTTACCGGAAGATAAAGTGTTCGCACTCTTCTACACAATTATCGTCCCCATGCTCAATCCTCTTATCTACACACTTAGaaacacagagatgaaaaatgCCATAAGGAAAGTTTGGTGCGGTGCAAGGTTTTGGAAAGGGAAGTCAATGATTTGA